From the Flavimarina sp. Hel_I_48 genome, one window contains:
- a CDS encoding BfmA/BtgA family mobilization protein, with translation MNKNKGFTTISIKTPVVKRFREFSKQVAPDHTEALELMLDFFKNNEISPKENFGPTGRRLENALLKRMNAIIAIIRDIEKNKTTPTLAILQALFEEAEQPKKKPLLLEKKLFEEKKLKGWEIQ, from the coding sequence ATGAATAAAAACAAAGGATTTACCACCATCAGTATTAAGACTCCGGTGGTTAAAAGATTCAGGGAGTTTTCAAAACAGGTCGCGCCAGATCATACCGAGGCGCTAGAACTAATGTTGGATTTTTTTAAGAACAACGAGATTTCGCCAAAGGAAAATTTTGGGCCCACTGGAAGGAGATTGGAAAACGCTTTACTGAAAAGAATGAATGCAATCATCGCTATTATTCGTGATATTGAAAAGAATAAAACAACACCTACACTGGCGATTTTACAAGCCCTTTTTGAAGAAGCAGAACAGCCGAAAAAAAAGCCGCTTTTATTGGAGAAAAAGCTGTTTGAGGAGAAAAAATTGAAGGGATGGGAGATTCAATGA
- a CDS encoding M48 family metallopeptidase, producing the protein MTTSKDKLAIANIEIDIIRKNIKNMHLAVYPPTGRIRLSAPVKTDDEVLRLFAISKLSWIKKHVENFKSQPRESEREFITGESHYVKGKRYLLKVVSQTGPSNVSLNGTKELLLKVKPDASRAEKSKILKEWYRKNLKSEIPELLAKWEERIGVKSKDWGVKQMRTKWGACNIEEKRIWLNLELGKKPTICLEYIIVHELTHLLERNHNERFIQYMDIFMPKWRLHREALNNLPVAHNDWAY; encoded by the coding sequence GTGACTACTAGTAAAGATAAATTAGCCATAGCAAATATTGAAATTGATATTATAAGAAAGAATATCAAAAATATGCATTTGGCCGTATATCCTCCTACCGGAAGAATACGCTTATCTGCACCCGTTAAAACCGATGATGAAGTACTACGCCTTTTTGCAATTTCTAAATTAAGCTGGATAAAAAAGCACGTCGAGAACTTTAAAAGTCAGCCCAGAGAGTCTGAACGCGAGTTTATAACCGGCGAGAGCCATTATGTAAAAGGCAAACGCTATTTGTTAAAAGTAGTATCACAAACAGGACCCTCAAACGTAAGCTTAAATGGAACCAAAGAGTTATTGCTAAAGGTAAAACCTGATGCCAGCAGAGCTGAAAAATCAAAGATACTTAAGGAATGGTATCGTAAAAACCTCAAATCTGAAATACCTGAATTATTGGCGAAGTGGGAAGAACGTATAGGAGTTAAATCTAAGGATTGGGGAGTTAAACAAATGCGAACAAAATGGGGAGCGTGTAATATTGAAGAGAAACGTATTTGGCTCAATCTGGAGCTTGGAAAAAAACCAACTATCTGCTTAGAATATATTATAGTGCATGAACTTACTCACCTCTTAGAACGTAACCATAATGAGCGTTTTATTCAATATATGGACATATTTATGCCCAAATGGCGATTGCACAGAGAAGCATTAAATAATTTACCGGTTGCTCATAATGATTGGGCTTACTAA
- a CDS encoding type I restriction endonuclease subunit R, with protein MNHIGKAERPSQDRIVQLFQSELGYRYLGNWQDEFRTQPVEEDLLRNFLNKQGYSAALIDRAVSKFLKSVTNIASGLYDANKEVYKLIRYGVNVREDLGEAKESVQLIDFKNPENNDFAIAEEVSFKGKHNKRPDVVLYVNGIAIGVLELKSSRKGLEEGIRQNLDNQSDYFIPNFFTTIQLVLAGNDTQGLRYGTTKTSEHYYLKWKETSDAAYEYIIDKHIVQLCEKKRILEIIKDFTIFDKGVKKLCRPNQYFGIKAAQQRIGDKEGGIIWHTQGSGKSLTMVWLTKWIRQNIDDSRVLIITDREELDDQIEKLFIGVEESIYRTNSGRDLLNVLNHKTQMLICSLVHKFGNRSDEPDYDKYIKELKESLGSDFKAKGNLYVFVDECHRTQSGKLHEAMKAILPEALFIGFTGTPLLKKDKQKSIEIFGPYIGDPYKFDEAVEDGVVLDLLYEARDVEQFVTAQDKIDEWFDAKTQGLTDVAKIELKRKWGTMQKVLGSKSRLAKIVNDIIHDFDTKPRLYTGEGNAMLVSGSVYQACKYYELFQQAGFKDCAIITSYEPHHADIKGEDSGASNPTDKLLKYEVYTKMLKGKSTEVFENEAKQQFINEPSRMKLLIVVDKLLTGFDAPSATYLYIDKSMQDHGLFQAICRVNRVDTEDKEYGYIVDYKDLFKSLERSIQNYTSEVFDNYDQDDVQGLLKDRLQESRNRLDTALEAVRALCEPVHPKDEPNYIRFFCGNTENPDDIKQTEEKRVALYKAVVSVIRSYANVANEMGALGYSNAEAEEIKEEVKFYSDLRDTIKQASGDHVDLKRFESGMRQLMDRYIDAMSSKKISDFENKSIVELIVNLANEPEAEYKTKRQEAVAETIENNVRKVIIEETQANPKYYEKMSRLLDEIIAQRKTEALSYQEYLRRIKELAELVTAPQKTNEYPQSLDSPAKRALYDNLEANEILALALDNIIRANKLDGWRDAGIKERKLRIAVQNILKDDEKTDVLMDIIKAQRDY; from the coding sequence ATGAATCATATAGGCAAAGCAGAGCGCCCGTCACAAGATCGTATTGTTCAGCTTTTTCAAAGCGAGTTGGGTTATCGGTATTTAGGTAACTGGCAGGACGAATTTCGTACCCAGCCTGTAGAGGAAGACTTGCTTAGAAATTTCTTAAACAAGCAAGGTTATTCTGCTGCGCTTATAGACCGTGCTGTATCTAAGTTTTTAAAGTCAGTTACCAATATTGCTTCAGGTTTATATGATGCCAATAAAGAAGTCTATAAACTTATACGCTATGGCGTTAATGTGCGGGAAGATTTAGGAGAGGCTAAAGAGTCAGTACAGCTTATAGATTTCAAGAATCCAGAGAATAATGATTTTGCAATTGCAGAAGAAGTCAGTTTTAAAGGCAAGCACAATAAGCGACCGGATGTGGTTCTGTATGTAAACGGTATTGCAATAGGTGTTTTAGAATTAAAAAGTTCACGTAAAGGTCTTGAAGAGGGCATACGTCAAAATCTGGATAATCAAAGCGATTATTTTATTCCCAACTTTTTTACGACCATACAGTTGGTTTTGGCGGGTAACGATACGCAAGGCTTACGTTACGGCACCACAAAAACTTCAGAGCACTATTATTTAAAATGGAAAGAAACTTCAGATGCTGCCTATGAGTATATCATAGACAAGCATATCGTGCAGCTCTGTGAAAAGAAACGTATTCTGGAAATCATTAAAGACTTTACCATTTTTGACAAAGGGGTCAAGAAGTTGTGTCGCCCCAATCAATATTTTGGTATTAAAGCAGCCCAGCAACGTATAGGTGATAAAGAGGGCGGTATTATATGGCATACACAAGGGAGTGGTAAAAGTTTGACGATGGTCTGGCTTACCAAGTGGATACGTCAAAATATTGATGATAGTCGGGTCTTGATCATTACAGATCGGGAAGAGTTAGATGATCAGATTGAGAAATTATTTATAGGTGTAGAAGAAAGTATCTACAGAACAAATTCCGGGCGAGATCTCTTAAATGTACTCAATCACAAAACCCAAATGCTTATTTGCAGTTTGGTACATAAGTTTGGTAACCGTTCTGATGAGCCGGACTACGACAAATACATAAAAGAACTTAAAGAAAGTCTGGGTTCAGATTTTAAAGCCAAAGGAAATTTATATGTTTTTGTAGACGAGTGTCATCGTACCCAAAGCGGAAAATTACACGAGGCGATGAAAGCCATTCTGCCTGAAGCTCTTTTTATTGGTTTTACAGGTACACCCTTGCTTAAAAAAGATAAGCAGAAGAGTATTGAAATCTTTGGCCCATATATAGGAGATCCCTATAAGTTTGATGAAGCGGTTGAAGATGGCGTGGTGCTAGATCTTTTATACGAAGCCAGGGATGTGGAGCAGTTTGTTACCGCTCAGGATAAAATTGACGAGTGGTTTGATGCCAAGACACAAGGATTAACCGATGTAGCAAAGATTGAGCTCAAGAGAAAGTGGGGTACCATGCAGAAGGTACTGGGTTCCAAATCAAGACTGGCCAAGATCGTAAACGATATCATTCACGATTTTGATACTAAACCACGTTTGTATACGGGAGAAGGTAATGCAATGTTGGTTTCGGGCAGTGTGTACCAAGCCTGTAAATATTATGAACTGTTTCAACAAGCAGGCTTTAAGGATTGTGCGATTATAACTTCGTACGAGCCACATCACGCAGATATTAAAGGAGAAGATTCAGGAGCATCCAATCCCACCGATAAGCTCTTGAAATATGAGGTGTACACAAAAATGCTGAAAGGAAAATCGACGGAGGTTTTTGAAAACGAAGCCAAGCAACAGTTTATCAATGAGCCCAGTAGAATGAAACTGCTTATTGTGGTCGATAAATTACTCACAGGCTTTGATGCACCCTCCGCAACCTATCTGTATATTGATAAAAGTATGCAGGACCACGGGCTTTTTCAGGCAATTTGCAGAGTCAATCGGGTAGATACGGAGGATAAGGAATACGGTTATATTGTTGATTACAAAGATTTGTTTAAAAGCCTGGAGCGTTCTATTCAGAATTATACTTCAGAGGTTTTTGACAATTACGATCAGGATGATGTACAGGGACTTCTTAAAGATAGACTTCAGGAGTCCAGGAACAGATTGGATACTGCTCTGGAAGCGGTGAGAGCGTTATGCGAACCAGTGCATCCCAAAGATGAGCCTAACTACATCCGTTTCTTCTGTGGCAATACAGAAAATCCTGATGATATAAAGCAGACTGAGGAAAAGCGGGTTGCATTATATAAAGCTGTTGTTTCAGTCATACGCTCGTATGCTAATGTGGCGAACGAAATGGGAGCGCTGGGGTATTCTAATGCAGAAGCTGAAGAAATTAAAGAAGAAGTAAAGTTTTATTCCGATTTACGCGATACCATAAAGCAGGCCAGTGGCGACCACGTAGATTTAAAACGATTTGAATCGGGTATGCGCCAATTGATGGATCGCTATATTGATGCGATGTCAAGCAAGAAAATATCAGACTTTGAAAATAAATCTATTGTCGAGTTGATTGTGAACCTGGCCAATGAACCGGAAGCCGAATACAAGACTAAACGGCAAGAAGCTGTGGCGGAAACTATTGAGAATAACGTGAGAAAAGTTATCATTGAAGAAACTCAGGCCAACCCGAAGTATTATGAAAAAATGTCAAGGCTTCTTGATGAGATCATAGCGCAACGAAAAACAGAGGCACTCTCCTATCAGGAATACTTAAGAAGAATTAAAGAATTAGCTGAGTTAGTGACAGCTCCTCAAAAAACAAATGAATATCCACAGTCTTTAGATTCGCCGGCCAAGCGGGCTTTATACGATAATCTGGAGGCAAACGAAATTTTAGCTTTGGCTTTAGATAATATTATTAGAGCAAACAAACTAGATGGTTGGCGTGATGCAGGTATTAAGGAAAGAAAGTTGAGAATAGCGGTTCAAAACATCTTAAAAGATGATGAGAAAACAGATGTATTAATGGATATTATCAAAGCGCAACGTGACTACTAG
- a CDS encoding DUF262 domain-containing protein, with protein sequence MAVTFWKIAKESKIEIPEIQRDYAQGRLTERVNTIRKGFVSDLLDAVNSGRLLNLDFIFGQSVDRTNQANFNKNKRSIEQMLEVIKNYSKDTGISFESKVSPKPITSSEDKLLIPFDGQQRLTTLFLLHLYIGVQAKNDISVLSNFNYKTRESSSQFIENIIRNSSVLQLKPDEENRFKLLSNSIKNQSWFFSSWEKDPTVAGILVMLDEIRKQTIEKKVEFEKAWSNLVEKQCVSFDFFDIQEEGFDEDLYVKMNARGKGLTDFENFKAWLEKKHKKTLSDYDWVSKTDKDWLDLFWKTKKEVKDVDTNFLAFFKNIALLVKLGVNNAKSDNNYSLEKKDIELLNPNRYTPTSVYEEENVFNETSLEYIFKILDILASDNDDKLNRAINEVWTGTFKGKAEDTFKRTLLTRFNELSLYHKTFFFSILKFLDSKGNRDINSYSEEDWEKFKDWLRISRNIIYNSRIDDSSAYVPAILAMSRLDKEIVLDIKNALFQISAEEDKGKWISFFNKQQQNEECEKVIFLNDKEDKLKWAELINMAENHFYFYGQIDFIFKLSNSDSLKFEHYLNRLSTLFNKGNVSSKEFILQCIFFAYDSNGTWLKSQGTSRFKFYKSSVANSRDRDENWRNLFNDSEKREVLKSLLDNNDCSLDSIKSFIEEQKK encoded by the coding sequence ATGGCAGTAACATTTTGGAAAATAGCTAAGGAGAGCAAAATTGAAATCCCTGAAATTCAAAGAGATTATGCTCAGGGGAGGCTTACTGAGCGCGTAAATACTATTAGAAAAGGATTTGTCTCAGATTTATTAGATGCAGTCAATTCAGGTAGATTGTTAAATTTAGACTTTATTTTCGGACAATCAGTAGATAGAACTAATCAAGCCAACTTTAATAAAAACAAGCGAAGCATTGAACAAATGCTGGAAGTGATTAAGAACTATAGCAAGGATACAGGCATAAGTTTTGAAAGTAAAGTGTCACCAAAACCAATAACTTCAAGTGAAGACAAGCTATTGATTCCTTTTGATGGACAACAGAGACTCACTACTCTATTCCTATTGCATCTATACATAGGTGTACAAGCAAAAAATGATATTTCAGTCCTATCAAATTTTAATTATAAAACTAGAGAGAGTAGCAGTCAATTCATTGAAAACATTATAAGAAATAGTTCGGTTTTACAACTTAAGCCTGATGAGGAAAATAGGTTTAAGTTACTTTCAAATAGTATTAAGAATCAATCTTGGTTCTTTAGTTCTTGGGAAAAAGACCCAACTGTTGCAGGTATACTTGTAATGCTTGACGAGATTAGAAAGCAAACAATAGAAAAGAAAGTTGAATTTGAAAAAGCTTGGTCAAATCTAGTAGAGAAACAATGTGTAAGTTTTGACTTTTTCGATATTCAAGAGGAAGGATTTGATGAAGATCTTTACGTTAAAATGAATGCTCGAGGAAAAGGATTAACAGATTTTGAAAACTTTAAAGCTTGGTTGGAAAAAAAGCATAAAAAGACCTTATCAGACTATGATTGGGTCAGCAAAACAGACAAAGACTGGTTAGACCTTTTTTGGAAAACGAAGAAAGAAGTAAAGGATGTTGATACAAATTTCTTAGCCTTTTTTAAGAATATAGCCTTGTTGGTAAAATTAGGAGTAAATAATGCTAAGTCTGATAATAACTATTCGCTAGAAAAGAAGGATATTGAATTACTAAACCCAAATCGTTATACACCTACTTCTGTTTATGAAGAAGAGAATGTCTTTAATGAAACCTCTTTAGAATATATATTTAAAATACTAGATATTCTAGCAAGTGATAATGATGATAAATTAAATAGAGCCATTAATGAGGTATGGACTGGAACTTTTAAAGGAAAAGCGGAAGATACCTTCAAACGAACCCTCCTAACTAGGTTCAACGAGCTTAGTTTATACCATAAAACCTTTTTTTTCTCCATCCTTAAATTCCTTGATTCGAAAGGTAATAGAGATATTAATAGTTACTCAGAAGAAGATTGGGAGAAATTTAAAGATTGGTTACGTATTAGTAGAAATATAATTTACAATTCAAGAATTGACGACAGTTCTGCGTACGTCCCGGCAATTTTAGCTATGAGCAGGCTGGATAAAGAAATAGTATTAGATATAAAAAATGCATTATTCCAAATATCTGCTGAGGAGGATAAAGGTAAGTGGATAAGTTTCTTTAATAAACAGCAACAAAATGAAGAGTGTGAAAAAGTAATTTTTCTAAATGATAAAGAGGATAAACTGAAATGGGCAGAATTAATAAATATGGCAGAAAACCATTTTTATTTTTATGGGCAAATTGATTTTATTTTCAAGTTATCAAATAGCGATAGCCTGAAGTTTGAACATTATTTAAATCGGCTATCAACCCTTTTTAATAAAGGTAATGTTTCTTCAAAGGAATTTATTTTGCAATGCATTTTTTTCGCTTATGATTCAAATGGCACTTGGCTTAAAAGTCAAGGAACAAGTAGATTTAAGTTTTACAAGTCGTCAGTAGCAAATTCAAGGGATAGAGATGAAAATTGGCGTAATTTATTTAATGATTCTGAAAAAAGAGAGGTATTAAAATCTTTATTGGATAATAATGATTGTTCCTTAGACTCTATTAAATCGTTCATAGAAGAACAAAAAAAATAA